The region TCCTACCTTTACATCTAACGGGAATCTTTCATAAGTCATGTACACTTTTGTAGAGTCACCTTCAACTTTTTCATTTGTAAAAGTCAATACATCACCTGGGTTTAGGTATGAACCTTCTTTTACCACACCAACACGAAGTTTTGGTCCCTGAAGGTCTCCTAAGATAGAAGTAGAGAAACCATACTCTGCATTAATCTCACGGATAAGGTTAACGTTTTGTTTTACCAGATCGTAATCGGCATGTGAAAAGTTAATTCTGATAACATCTGCTCCGGCTTGTACCATACGCAGGATTGTCTCTTTATTGGAGGATGCAGGCCCAAGGGTTGCAATAATTTTAGTTTTCTTTAGATATTCACTCATTTTCTTGAATATATTGGTATATTAATTCTTCAGGTTGAATTTGATATTCCTGAATTGGAAAAATCACATTTTCAGGAAACAAAATTAAGGAAAAATCGGGAAATGAATCCTGAGTTTTTATTAAGAAATCGACATCTTGGTGTTCTTCGAGTAGATAATGTATTTCCTGCAAACCTTCGAAGAGGTTAGATGGCGTGTTTTCTTCCTTTTTGAAGGATTTATTAGCTATTATCTGATAACAGTTTTTTTCACCTTTATCATAACCCTGCATGGACAAGAATTCATATTCTGTTAATCCGTTTTGGGTGATAAAGTCTTCTGTTCTGTGAAATTGAAATTCGTTACAGCGGTTAATGTCAAAAAAAAACTGATGGTATGAAACAGGTTTCGTCAAGCGGATAAGCCCGACGGTTATAGCTTCGTCATCATCAAAATCAAGGCGTATTTTTTTTACTTTCGCCATTAATATTTTCTTTTTTTTGCAATGCGTAATAAGCTCGCTGTGCAGCTTTTTCTTCAGCTTTTTTCTTGGAAGCTTCGGATGCATTAGAAATTTGTTTGTCCTCCATCCATACGCTGCTACGGAAATGAACTGTCTTATTGACATAGTTCTCTTCAGTAGTTTCGAAACGGAGGTGAATTTTTTGCTTTTGACCCCACTCCAGTAATAATCCTTTGTAGCTGATAATCTTATTTTCCAGATTAAGGATGTCCTGTTTAGTCAGAAGCTGCCCCAGAATTATTTCTCTGCATTTATCATAGTCTATGTCCTGATAAATGGCACCAACTAATGCTTCGAAAAGATTACCGTGGATATTTTCACTTAAGGTGGTGTTCTCTTCTTTGTTTTGTAAAAATCTGGTAAGTTCCAGACGCTCTCCCAGCGCATTCAAATTTTTGCGGTTTACCACCTTAGATTTCATCTGTGTTAGGAAACCCTCATTGGCATTCGGATATTCATGAAAAATGTGACAGGAAACAATGCTTCCTAATACAGCATCTCCCAAATACTCTAGTCTTTCGTAGTTGAAGGCTTCTTTTGTGGTGTTCGGAGATTTTAAAGTGAAGGCTTCCTTAAATAATTTAAGGTCATTCACCTTGTAGCCTACCAGTCTGTTAATGGCGGCTTTAAAGTTTTTATCTTTATCGGATAAAGTTTTGTTTCGTTTTTTTAAAAGATTGGAAAAATAGCTTTTTATCTCCATTAAATCTTTTTGAATAAAACGCAGGCATTATGCCCTCCAAATCCAAAAGTGTTGCTCATTGCAATATTCACTTCCTTCTTCACTGCTGTGTTGAAAGTAAAGTTTAGTCTGCTGTCCAATTTCTCATCATCTGTGAAATGATTGATTGTTGGAGGAACAACCCCGTGGATAATAGTGCCTAAAGCTGCTATAGATTCTATAACTCCGGCTGCACCTAATAAATGCCCCGTCATAGACTTAGTTGAATTGATCTGAATATCAAATGCATGTTCACCCAATAATTTAGCAATTGCCTGAGATTCCGCAATGTCTCCTAATGGAGTAGAAGTACCATGCATATTGATGTGGTCTACTTCATCAGTAGTAACTCCGGCATCATCAAGACATCTTTTCATTACTAAATAAGCACCTAATCCTTCCGGATGTGGAGCAGTCATGTGGTGAGCATCTGCACTAAGACCTCCACCTAGTAGTTCGGCATAAATTGTAGCACCTCTTTTTACAGCGTGTTCGTATTCTTCAAGAATGATACATCCTGCTCCTTCTCCCAATACAAAGCCATCTCTGTCTTTATCGAACGGACGGGAAGCGGTTTTAGGATCATCATTTCTTGTTGAAAGCGCATGCATAGCATTGAAGCCTCCTACACCACTAGCTGTAACAGCTGCTTCAGATCCTCCACAAACAATAACATC is a window of Elizabethkingia anophelis R26 DNA encoding:
- a CDS encoding IPExxxVDY family protein; this encodes MAKVKKIRLDFDDDEAITVGLIRLTKPVSYHQFFFDINRCNEFQFHRTEDFITQNGLTEYEFLSMQGYDKGEKNCYQIIANKSFKKEENTPSNLFEGLQEIHYLLEEHQDVDFLIKTQDSFPDFSLILFPENVIFPIQEYQIQPEELIYQYIQENE
- a CDS encoding ribonuclease III family protein is translated as MEIKSYFSNLLKKRNKTLSDKDKNFKAAINRLVGYKVNDLKLFKEAFTLKSPNTTKEAFNYERLEYLGDAVLGSIVSCHIFHEYPNANEGFLTQMKSKVVNRKNLNALGERLELTRFLQNKEENTTLSENIHGNLFEALVGAIYQDIDYDKCREIILGQLLTKQDILNLENKIISYKGLLLEWGQKQKIHLRFETTEENYVNKTVHFRSSVWMEDKQISNASEASKKKAEEKAAQRAYYALQKKENINGESKKNTP
- the fabF gene encoding beta-ketoacyl-ACP synthase II, producing MELKRVVVTGFGALTPIGNNANEYWESLVKGTSGAAPITLFDSTNFKTQFACEVKNFDPLNYFDKKEAKKMDRNSQFGQVVAREAIAHSRIVEDNVDKDRVGVIWGSGIGGLETFETEVLGYAASNGIPRFNPFFIPKMIADITPGNISIEYGFHGPNYTTVSACASSANAIIDAKMLIQLGKADVIVCGGSEAAVTASGVGGFNAMHALSTRNDDPKTASRPFDKDRDGFVLGEGAGCIILEEYEHAVKRGATIYAELLGGGLSADAHHMTAPHPEGLGAYLVMKRCLDDAGVTTDEVDHINMHGTSTPLGDIAESQAIAKLLGEHAFDIQINSTKSMTGHLLGAAGVIESIAALGTIIHGVVPPTINHFTDDEKLDSRLNFTFNTAVKKEVNIAMSNTFGFGGHNACVLFKKI